A window from Pagrus major chromosome 4, Pma_NU_1.0 encodes these proteins:
- the LOC140995017 gene encoding uncharacterized protein: MFKTDKLKALVNERLSAAAEEIFSLFEQTIKEYAVFRSQQETDRQRRQAGWKAPLQLNVQEDDAPPQQDQSEKKTDLCDDDQEHLRIKEEQEEELWTSQTGEQQEEADTKDSMFNIIYVQRSEEDGSQLPHPNQEGESLPSCSSKQLKSEPHKEDASEPTSDCQMSEVSDDEWRDSGGFQKPQQAGETADRPYTCSVCNKNFRIKSILTRHMKTHTGEKPYSCGVCGKSFIQRSYLQTHMNSHSGQKPYTCSFCGRGFTQVGNMNAHIRIHTGEKPHSCSDCGKSFREKADLIKHTIIHTGEKPYVCSVCNMKFSAQSNLTRHTKTHSGERPYSCTACGKRFIRRSHLIMHTKTHAGENQET, encoded by the exons ATgttcaaaacagacaaactaaaAGCGTTGGTGAATGAGAGGCTGTCAGCAGCCGCCGAGGAGATATTCAGCCTCTTTGAACAAACCATTAAAGAATATGCGGTGTTTCGTTCACAGCAGGAGACCGACCGACAGCGGAGGCAGGCCGGGTGGAAAG CCCCCCTGCAGCTCAATGTGCAGGAAGACGACGCGCCCCCTCAGCAGGATCAGAGTGAGAAGAAGACTGACCTGTGTGATGATGACCAGGAGCACCTGcggattaaagaggaacaggaggaggagctgtggACCTCTCAGACAGGtgaacagcaggaggaggctgaTACCAAGGACTCTATGTTCAATATCATTTATGTGCAAAGAAGTGAGGAAGATGGAAGTCAGCTCCCTCATCCAAACCAAGAAGGTGAAAGTTTGCCCAGCTGCTCATCTAAACAGTTGAAATCAGAGCCTCATAAAGAAGATGCATCAGAGCCGACCAGTGACTGTCAGATGAGTGAAGTCAGTGATGATGAATGGAGAGACAGTGGAGGATTTCAGAAACCACAGCAAGCTGGTGAGACAGCGGACAGGCCGTACACCTGCAGCGTCTGCAACAAGAACTTCAGGATTAAATCCATCCTGACTCGCCACATGAAGACgcacacaggagagaagcctTACAGCTGCGGTGTTTGTGGAAAAAGCTTCATCCAGCGCTCCTATCTGCAGACTCACATGAACTCTCACTCCGGGCAGAAGCCGTACACGTGTAGCTTCTGTGGCAGAGGGTTCACGCAGGTTGGAAACATGAACGCGCACATTCGAATCCACACGGGAGAGAAACCTCACAGCTGTAGCGACTGTGGAAAAAGCTTTAGAGAGAAGGCAGATCTCATCAAGCACACAATCATTCACACTGGCGAGAAGCCCTACGTTTGCTCAGTATGTAATATGAAATTCAGCGCTCAGTCCAATCTGACGCGCCACACGAAGACTCATTCAGGGGAGAGGCCGTATAGCTGCACTGCTTGCGGGAAAAGATTCATTCGGCGCTCCCATTTAATCATGCATACGAAGACTCACGCAGGAGAGAATCAAGAGACCTGA
- the dna2 gene encoding DNA replication ATP-dependent helicase/nuclease DNA2 codes for MNRTKLKKTKAPGGQKNISSFFSSQNHKQDSSSTKLSVTGAALPKTEPQVKYGETSTFRPHSPLKRSILGDLDNFLPSSPDLLLAVPETPKSQIRHASSPSSSLEKLNQLSPICRSPRSKGQSVRRGMIKDGGKTKREEGCSGSIKRLISPPQESHNAKKPRTINSPARRIALSPTSVNLKVTRPMIGPLKTPHFSSDQPEGHSRGTEVVSNDNKNKTTSLKSVWKRDTEERDKNERDSGFTVITEQKANEVKASGNPHTRPDNTLTLTAHMHKPVAQTTTPAMQTSAEMDLNERRATRTTVTSSNGDGDNVTSSDQGQAGGMTSACPAEEGLDESWFTDQMDHDGGLVTEEKPKKPRKVPDNVILSGGRNNRYWVLDVEERPGHKTLTLTCSKSLHPTETCLLKDGWEMTPVRRGDVVHLEGHPEGASWVVDREHGFLVLLPDSLISGTSISSSIRCMRRAVLGDMFKSFDGGSKQMLNGTMVHEVFQRAATAKDFSLETLSKLADQALHSPQYLGDMYSLGVTQEEMKQELHDYLPSLEHWAKEYLSSPTPKAISLKIPNSRAPSRCQDSATVVTVTELADIEENVWSPRFGLKGKIDVTARIRIQRPRNGSHRTSEEKTVPLELKTGKESNSIEHRSQVILYTLMSLERYNPEAGFLLYLKTGNLHPVVASHMDRRELLKLRNTLVHHIHNCVEKEAERSRLSRLPDILTDRQTCQYCPQRRNCALYERAVDGSSENVSEDVVRDFLQQETGHLLPPHLSYFSHWLLLCFLEASTMEAKNGRKRVWLQTVEESEKNGSCVGNVQLSGPVMVQSEGVFLHRFQRNSAVPQKGLATSGLASRDRIVVSDQEGRLVGLATGYLCEVSRTTISCTLDRDLSKFSGVLFRLDGDEGVVGLSTHLTNLSRLMENCQGSDRLRELVVDLRPPEFIFNLSSVLPREAKDTVANILKGLNKPQKQAMKKVLLSKDYTLIVGMPGTGKTTTICTLVRILHACGFSVLLTSYTHSAVDNILLKLKRFRVGFLRLGQGQKVHPDILPYTEESMRKKGVHTLSELEQLYNKELVVATTCMGIKHPIFTRRRFDFCIVDEASQISQPICMGPLFYAKKFVLVGDHQQLPPIVQNHEARSLGMDESLFKRLELHSEAVVQLNVQYRMNRQIMSLSNSLMYEGRLECGSERTATALLSLPFLISVQSELSSYSKTEPQHDLAWIQTTLLPSNPVCFLDCSMVPALESVEQGGVSNHTEAALIHKLLSLLIKAGCKPSDIGVIAPYRQQLKSISALLQSSAFTGVEVNTVDRYQGRDKSLIILSFVRSTAEEGNLGELLKDWRRLNVAITRAKHKLLMVGSATTLRRYAPVEKLLNHLQQENMIIQLPPAAHKALPSIPL; via the exons ATGAACAGGACCAAACTGAAGAAAACCAAG GCACCAGGAGGGCAGAAGAacatctcctccttcttttcctctcaaAACCACAAGCAG GACTCATCTTCCACAAAATTATCTGTCACTGGCGCAGCACTCCCAAAGACTGAACCTCAGGTCAAATATGGCGAAACCTCAACATTCAGACCACATTCCCCCTTAAAGAGGAGTATCCTCGGGGACCTTGATAACTTCCTGCCCTCGTCGCCGGATCTTCTCCTCGCTGTGCCCGAGACCCCCAAGAGTCAAATCAGGCATGCTTCGTCTCCTTCCTCCAGCCTGGAGAAGCTCAACCAGCTCTCCCCCATCTGCCGTAGCCCCCGATCCAAAGGGCAGAGTGTGCGGAGAGGTATGATCAAGGATGGAGGAAAAACCAAGAGGGAAGAGGGATGTTCTGGCTCCATAAAAAGACTCATCAGCCCTCCTCAAGAGTCGCACAATGCCAAGAAACCAAGAACTATCAATTCACCGGCACGAAGAATAGCACTCAGCCCCACGAGTGTCAACCTGAAAGTTACGAGACCTATGATCGGCCCACTGAAGACACCTCATTTCTCCAGTGACCAGCCAGAGGGTCACAGCAGAGGTACTGAAGTTGTCTctaatgacaacaaaaacaaaacgacGTCACTGAAGTCTGTTTGGAAGAGAGACACggaagagagagataaaaatgAGAGAGATTCTGGTTTTACTGTGATAACAGAGCAGAAGGCAAATGAGGTTAAAGCCAGTGGAAACCCACACACTCGCCCAGATAACACTCTAACACTAACTGCGCACATGCACAAACCTGTTGCACAAACTACCACACCTGCAATGCAGACAAGTGCAGAGATGGACCTTAACGAGAGACGAGCTACAAGaacaacagtgacatcatcaaatgGAGACGGAGacaatgtgacatcatcagatCAGGGGCAAGCTGGAG GTATGACGTCAGCGTGTCCTGCGGAGGAGGGGCTGGATGAGAGCTGGTTTACAGACCAGATGGATCATGATGGAGGTCTTGTCACAGAGGAGAAACCCAAAAAACCTCG GAAGGTGCCAGATAATGTAATCCTTTCTGGAGGCAGAAACAACCGCTACTGGGTGTTAGACGTGGAGGAGAGGCCTGGACACAAAACTCTGACGCTCACATGCTCCAAGTCTCTACATCCAACTGAGACGTGTCTGCTGAAGGATGGATG GGAGATGACGCCTGTTCGTCGAGGTGATGTGGTGCATCTGGAGGGCCACCCTGAAGGTGCATCCTGGGTAGTGGACAGGGAGCATGGCTTTCTGGTTTTACTACCCGACAGCCTCATCTCTGGTACCAGCATCTCGAGCTCCATCCGCTGCATGAGGCGTGCAGTACTGGGAGACATGTTTAAG AGTTTTGATGGTGGCTCCAAGCAAATGCTGAACGGTACCATGGTCCATGAAGTCTTCCAGAGGGCTGCTACAGCTAAAGACTTTTCTTTGGAGACGCTGTCCAAGCTGGCTGACCAGGCCCTGCACAGTCCTCAGTACCTGGGGGACAT GTACAGTTTGGGTGTAACCCAGGAAGAGATGAAGCAGGAACTACACGATTATCTGCCCTCACTGGAACATTGGGCGAAAGAATACCTGAGCTCCCCAACACCGAAAGCCATCAGCCtcaaaat CCCTAACAGCAGAGCTCCGAGCAGGTGTCAGGACTCGGCAACTGTTGTCACGGTTACAGAGCTGGCAGACATAGAAGAGAACGTGTGGTCACCGAGATTTGGTCTGAAAGGGAAAATCGATGTGACAGCGCGTATTCGAATCCAAAGACCACGAAACGGAAGTCACAGAACCTCGGAGGAGAAAACCGTCCCCCTGGAGCTGAAAACTGGAAAGGAGTCGAACTCTATAGAGCATCGCAGTCAG GTGATTCTTTACACTCTGATGAGCTTGGAGAGATACAACCCGGAAGCTGGCTTCTTGCTTTACCTCAAGACTGGCAACTTGCACCCTGTAGTGGCCAGCCACATGGACCGCAGAG AGCTGCTGAAGCTGAGGAACACCTTGGTTCATCACATTCACAACTGTGTGGAGAAAGAGGCGGAGCGGAGCCGTTTGTCTCGACTTCCTGACATCCTGACCGACAGACAAACGTGCCAGTATTGTCCTCAGAGAAGAAACTGTGCTTTATATGAAAG GGCTGTGGATGGCAGCTCTGAGAATGTCTCCGAGGATGTTGTGCGTGACTTCCTGCAGCAGGAAACGGGTCACCTGCTCCCGCCACACCTGAGCTATTTTTCCCAttggctgctgctctgcttcctTGAGGCATCCACCATGGAGGCCAAGAATGGTCGAAAGCGTGTGTGGCTTCAGACGGTAGAGGAGAG TGAGAAGAATGGCAGCTGTGTGGGGAATGTGCAGCTCAGTGGCCCAGTGATGGTGCAGTCTGAAGGGGTTTTCCTCCATCGTTTCCAGCGAAACAGTGCAGTGCCACAGAAGGGTTTGGCCACCAGCGGTTTGGCCAGCAGGGATCGCATCGTTGTTAGTGACCAGGAAGGTCGTCTGGTTGGTTTGGCAACCGGTTACCTGTGCGAGGTCAGCAGGACAACGATCAGCTGTACTCTGGACAG agacctgtccaAGTTCAGTGGTGTGCTGTTTCGATTGGACGGTGATGAAGGTGTGGTGGGCCTCAGCACCCACCTCACCAATCTCTCCAGACTGATGGAGAACTGTCAGGGCAG TGACCGTCTGAGGGAGCTGGTTGTTGACCTTCGTCCTCCAGAGTTTATTTTTAACCTCAGTTCTGTTCTGCCAAGAGAGGCCAAGGACACAGTGGCCAACATCCTCAAAG GTCTCAACAAACCCCAGAAGCAGGCTATGAAGAAGGTGTTGTTATCTAAAGACTACACACTGATTGTTGGCATGCCAGGCACAGGCAAAACTACAACCATCTGCACCCTG GTTCGCATCCTTCATGCTTGTGGGTTCAGTGTGTTGCTGACCAGCTATACCCACTCTGCTGTTGACAACATCCTGCTGAAGCTGAAGCGTTTCCGGGTCGGGTTTCTGCGTCTTGGGCAGGGACAGAAG GTTCATCCAGACATCCTGCCTTACACAGAGGAAAGCATGAGGAAGAAGGGAGTTCACACGCTGTCAGAGCTGGagcaactttacaataaggaG CTGGTAGTGGCAACCACCTGTATGGGCATCAAGCATCCCATTTTCACACGTCGCCGGTTCGATTTCTGCATCGTGGACGAAGCTTCACAGATCAGCCAGCCTATCTGTATGGGACCACTGTTCTATGCCAAGAAATTTGTCCTGGTTGGAGATCACCAGCAACTGCCACCAATAGTACAAAACCATGAAGCTAG gtCACTTGGAATGGACGAAAGTCTATTTAAGAGATTGGAGCTCCACAGTGAAGCAGTGGTCCAACTCAATGTACAGTACAGGATGAATAG gcagaTAATGTCTCTCAGTAACTCCCTGATGTACGAGGGCCGGCTGGAGTGCGGATCAGAGAGGACGGCCACAGCCCTACTCAGCCTGCCCTTTCTGATTTCTGTGCAGTCGGAGCTCAGTTCCTACTCCAAGACTGAACCTCAGCATGACTTGGCTTGGATACAGACCACATTGTTGCCTAGCAACCCTGTTTGCTTCCTTGATTGCTCAATG GTGCCAGCACTGGAGTCTGTGGAGCAGGGAGGAGTAAGCAATCACACCGAGGCTGCTCTCATTCACAAGCTGCTCTCACTGCTGATAAAG GCAGGGTGTAAGCCCAGTGATATAGGCGTTATCGCCCCCTACAGACAGCAGTTAAAGAgtatctctgctctgctgcagtcCTCTGCGTTCACCGGTGTGGAGGTGAATACAGTGGACAGATACCAGGGACGGGACAAAAGTCTCATTATTCTTTCTTTCGTCAGGAGCACTGCAGAGGAAGGAAAT TTAGGAGAG